Proteins from a genomic interval of Lycium ferocissimum isolate CSIRO_LF1 chromosome 2, AGI_CSIRO_Lferr_CH_V1, whole genome shotgun sequence:
- the LOC132046930 gene encoding uncharacterized protein LOC132046930 isoform X1, translating to MRHFLRSLHHHNHRRITPHIHFIFSANYKPQKPQPPPAPPSPPKPPKKPVSFTHQGESWEDCYNWMSQLNDKVAMRHMDVYMEQEEKYTEAVMSDTERLQSKLQSEMGSRLSNDLSTPPLCWGPWLYYRRVEEGKQYPVLCRRLARANEDFISNKSPSAGFDFTSGKRIEQKLLDYNEEAERFGGYAYEELSEVSPDHRYLAYTMYDKDNDHFKLSVRDLNFSSLCSKPQADWVSNIAWGKDGQALLYVVTDHCKRPYRIYCSMIGSEQDDVLLLEEPSENGYVSIRHTKDFQFVTVHIFSTTSSKIFLIDAADPLSGMIPVWECEAQAHCVVEHHQGYLYLFTDAAKEGQSVDHHYLLRSPVNCSRNGRKWENIFSDDSEFIIEDVDFSDKHLVLIVRDGRNIRLCAISLPLPSVKEEIKLKEISPQFLPLPKNVSQIMPGTNYDYYSSTMRFTISSPLMPDAVVDYDLSSGKWNIVQQQNLLHERTKVLYGSSSSASFIQSPRNLGSNNEVNPENHSAWNDLSEFYACEVHDVTSYDGIIVPLTVVYSPKRKKPAENPGLLHVHGAYGEILDKRWRSELKSLLDRGWVIAYADVRGGGGGGKRWHHDGRRTKKINSIYDYISCAKFLVEREIVQDNKLAGWGYSAGGLLVASAINSCPGLLRTAVLEVPFLDPTNTLLNPILPLTPADYEEFGYPGDIDDFQAIRKYSPYDNIQKDILYPAMLVTSSFNTRFGVWEAAKYVARVREYSVYDPKHPVLLNLTADIVEENRYLQCKESALETAFLIKMMES from the exons ATGCGCCACTTCCTTCGCTCTCTCCACCACCACAACCACCGCCGTATAACTCCACatatccatttcattttcaGTGCAAACTACAAACCACAGAAGCCTCAACCACCACCAGCCCCACCTTCTCCTCCAAAACCTCCTAAAAAGCCTGTGAGTTTCACTCATCAGGGCGAGTCATGGGAAGACTGTTACAACTGGATGTCACAGCTTAATGACAAAGTAGCCATGCGACATATGGATGTGTACATGGAACAAGAGGAGAAATACACTGAAGCCGTTATGTCTGATACAGAACGCCTCCAGTCCAAACTTCAGTCAGAAATGGGGTCTCGCTTGTCAAATGACCTCTCTACCCCTCCCCTTTGTTGGGGTCCTTG GTTGTACTATAGGCGAGTGGAAGAAGGGAAGCAGTATCCAGTGCTATGTAGAAGGTTAGCACGGGCAAATGAAGATTTCATTTCCAATAAATCTCCTTCAGCAGGTTTCGATTTTACTTCGGGGAAGAGAATTGAGCAGAAGCTTCTTGACTACAATGAAGAAGCTGAAAGATTTGGAG GTTATGCATATGAAGAATTATCAGAAGTGTCCCCTGATCATCGATATCTAGCATACACAATGTATGATAAGGATAACGATCACTTTAAATTGTCTGTGCGAGACTTAAATTTCAGTTCACTATGTAGTAAGCCCCAAGCAGATTGGGTTTCAAACATAGCTTGGGGGAAAGACGGACAAGCATTGCTTTATGTTGTCACTGATCACTGTAAGAGGCCTTATAG GATCTACTGTAGTATGATTGGGTCTGAACAAGACGATGTGTTGCTTTTAGAAGAGCCTAGCGAGAATGGCTATGTAAGCATACGACATACTAAGGATTTCCAGTTTGTGACAGTACATATATTCTCaactacatcatcaaag ATCTTTCTGATAGATGCTGCTGATCCTTTGTCTGGCATGATACCTGTGTGGGAATGTGAGGCTCAAGCCCACTGTGTTGTTGAGCATCACCAAGGGTATCTTTATCTCTTTACAGATGCTGCTAAAGAAGGACAATCAGTTGATCACCATTATCTTTTACGCAGTCCAGTTAACTGCTCACGGAATGGAAGGAAGTGGGAG AATATATTCAGTGATGACTCAGAGTTCATAATTGAAGACGTTGATTTCAGTGACAAGCACTTGGTGCTCATTGTGCGGGATGGCCGAAATATTAGACTTTGTGCCATTTCTCTGCCTCTGCCAAGTGTCAAG GAAGAAATTAAGCTCAAAGAGATCAGTCCACAGTTTTTGCCTCTTCCAAAGAATGTCTCTCAAATTATGCCTGGAACAAATTATGACTACTACTCCTCAACAATGCGATTCACAATATCATCCCCTTTG ATGCCTGATGCAGTTGTCGATTATGATTTATCAAGTGGAAAATGGAATATAGTTCAGCAGCAAAACTTGCTTCATGAAAGAACAAAAGTGTTGTATGGATCATCATCCTCAGCTAGTTTTATTCAGAGTCCAAGGAATTTAGGCTCTAATAACGAAGTCAATCCGGAAAATCATTCTGCATGGAATGATCTTTCTGAATTCTATGCCTGTGAGGTTCACGATGTGACTTCTTATGATGGGATTATTGTTCCTCTGACTGTTGTCTATTCGCCAAAGAGGAAGAAGCCAGCTGAGAATCCTGGATTACTTCATGTACATGGAGCTTATGGAGAGATACTAGACAAACGATGGCGCAGTGAGTTAAAAAGCCTTCTCGATCGTGGCTGGGTCATTGCATATGCTGATGTCAG AGGTGGAGGTGGTGGGGGGAAACGGTGGCACCATGATGGCAGGCGCACAAAGAAGATCAATTCCATCTATGATTACATATCCTGTGCTAAATTCCTAGTTGAGAGGGAAATTGTGCAAGACAACAAGCTCGCTGGGTGGGGTTATAGTGCTGGGGGGCTATTGGTGGCTTCTGCTATAAATTCTTGTCCAGGTCTATTGCGGACGGCAGTTTTGGAG GTACCATTTTTGGATCCAACAAACACTCTCCTCAATCCAATCTTACCGCTTACACCTGCTGACTACGAAGAGTTTGGGTACCCCGGGGACATTGATGACTTTCAGGCAATACGTAAATATTCACCATATGATAACATtcaaaaagatattttatatCCAGCTATGCTGGTGACGTCTTCATTCAACACGCG GTTTGGAGTGTGGGAAGCTGCAAAATATGTTGCTCGGGTGCGTGAATATTCCGTTTATGATCCTAAACATCCAGTATTGCTTAATTTGACAGCTGATATAGTTGAAGAAAATCGATACTTACAATGCAAGGAGTCAGCGCTGGAGACAGCTTTCCTTATTAAGATGATGGAATCATAG
- the LOC132046930 gene encoding uncharacterized protein LOC132046930 isoform X2 translates to MRHFLRSLHHHNHRRITPHIHFIFSANYKPQKPQPPPAPPSPPKPPKKPVSFTHQGESWEDCYNWMSQLNDKVAMRHMDVYMEQEEKYTEAVMSDTERLQSKLQSEMGSRLSNDLSTPPLCWGPWLYYRRVEEGKQYPVLCRRLARANEDFISNKSPSAGFDFTSGKRIEQKLLDYNEEAERFGGYAYEELSEVSPDHRYLAYTMYDKDNDHFKLSVRDLNFSSLCSKPQADWVSNIAWGKDGQALLYVVTDHCKRPYRIYCSMIGSEQDDVLLLEEPSENGYVSIRHTKDFQFVTVHIFSTTSSKIFLIDAADPLSGMIPVWECEAQAHCVVEHHQGYLYLFTDAAKEGQSVDHHYLLRSPVNCSRNGRKWENIFSDDSEFIIEDVDFSDKHLVLIVRDGRNIRLCAISLPLPSVKEEIKLKEISPQFLPLPKNVSQIMPGTNYDYYSSTMRFTISSPLVVVDYDLSSGKWNIVQQQNLLHERTKVLYGSSSSASFIQSPRNLGSNNEVNPENHSAWNDLSEFYACEVHDVTSYDGIIVPLTVVYSPKRKKPAENPGLLHVHGAYGEILDKRWRSELKSLLDRGWVIAYADVRGGGGGGKRWHHDGRRTKKINSIYDYISCAKFLVEREIVQDNKLAGWGYSAGGLLVASAINSCPGLLRTAVLEVPFLDPTNTLLNPILPLTPADYEEFGYPGDIDDFQAIRKYSPYDNIQKDILYPAMLVTSSFNTRFGVWEAAKYVARVREYSVYDPKHPVLLNLTADIVEENRYLQCKESALETAFLIKMMES, encoded by the exons ATGCGCCACTTCCTTCGCTCTCTCCACCACCACAACCACCGCCGTATAACTCCACatatccatttcattttcaGTGCAAACTACAAACCACAGAAGCCTCAACCACCACCAGCCCCACCTTCTCCTCCAAAACCTCCTAAAAAGCCTGTGAGTTTCACTCATCAGGGCGAGTCATGGGAAGACTGTTACAACTGGATGTCACAGCTTAATGACAAAGTAGCCATGCGACATATGGATGTGTACATGGAACAAGAGGAGAAATACACTGAAGCCGTTATGTCTGATACAGAACGCCTCCAGTCCAAACTTCAGTCAGAAATGGGGTCTCGCTTGTCAAATGACCTCTCTACCCCTCCCCTTTGTTGGGGTCCTTG GTTGTACTATAGGCGAGTGGAAGAAGGGAAGCAGTATCCAGTGCTATGTAGAAGGTTAGCACGGGCAAATGAAGATTTCATTTCCAATAAATCTCCTTCAGCAGGTTTCGATTTTACTTCGGGGAAGAGAATTGAGCAGAAGCTTCTTGACTACAATGAAGAAGCTGAAAGATTTGGAG GTTATGCATATGAAGAATTATCAGAAGTGTCCCCTGATCATCGATATCTAGCATACACAATGTATGATAAGGATAACGATCACTTTAAATTGTCTGTGCGAGACTTAAATTTCAGTTCACTATGTAGTAAGCCCCAAGCAGATTGGGTTTCAAACATAGCTTGGGGGAAAGACGGACAAGCATTGCTTTATGTTGTCACTGATCACTGTAAGAGGCCTTATAG GATCTACTGTAGTATGATTGGGTCTGAACAAGACGATGTGTTGCTTTTAGAAGAGCCTAGCGAGAATGGCTATGTAAGCATACGACATACTAAGGATTTCCAGTTTGTGACAGTACATATATTCTCaactacatcatcaaag ATCTTTCTGATAGATGCTGCTGATCCTTTGTCTGGCATGATACCTGTGTGGGAATGTGAGGCTCAAGCCCACTGTGTTGTTGAGCATCACCAAGGGTATCTTTATCTCTTTACAGATGCTGCTAAAGAAGGACAATCAGTTGATCACCATTATCTTTTACGCAGTCCAGTTAACTGCTCACGGAATGGAAGGAAGTGGGAG AATATATTCAGTGATGACTCAGAGTTCATAATTGAAGACGTTGATTTCAGTGACAAGCACTTGGTGCTCATTGTGCGGGATGGCCGAAATATTAGACTTTGTGCCATTTCTCTGCCTCTGCCAAGTGTCAAG GAAGAAATTAAGCTCAAAGAGATCAGTCCACAGTTTTTGCCTCTTCCAAAGAATGTCTCTCAAATTATGCCTGGAACAAATTATGACTACTACTCCTCAACAATGCGATTCACAATATCATCCCCTTTGGTAG TTGTCGATTATGATTTATCAAGTGGAAAATGGAATATAGTTCAGCAGCAAAACTTGCTTCATGAAAGAACAAAAGTGTTGTATGGATCATCATCCTCAGCTAGTTTTATTCAGAGTCCAAGGAATTTAGGCTCTAATAACGAAGTCAATCCGGAAAATCATTCTGCATGGAATGATCTTTCTGAATTCTATGCCTGTGAGGTTCACGATGTGACTTCTTATGATGGGATTATTGTTCCTCTGACTGTTGTCTATTCGCCAAAGAGGAAGAAGCCAGCTGAGAATCCTGGATTACTTCATGTACATGGAGCTTATGGAGAGATACTAGACAAACGATGGCGCAGTGAGTTAAAAAGCCTTCTCGATCGTGGCTGGGTCATTGCATATGCTGATGTCAG AGGTGGAGGTGGTGGGGGGAAACGGTGGCACCATGATGGCAGGCGCACAAAGAAGATCAATTCCATCTATGATTACATATCCTGTGCTAAATTCCTAGTTGAGAGGGAAATTGTGCAAGACAACAAGCTCGCTGGGTGGGGTTATAGTGCTGGGGGGCTATTGGTGGCTTCTGCTATAAATTCTTGTCCAGGTCTATTGCGGACGGCAGTTTTGGAG GTACCATTTTTGGATCCAACAAACACTCTCCTCAATCCAATCTTACCGCTTACACCTGCTGACTACGAAGAGTTTGGGTACCCCGGGGACATTGATGACTTTCAGGCAATACGTAAATATTCACCATATGATAACATtcaaaaagatattttatatCCAGCTATGCTGGTGACGTCTTCATTCAACACGCG GTTTGGAGTGTGGGAAGCTGCAAAATATGTTGCTCGGGTGCGTGAATATTCCGTTTATGATCCTAAACATCCAGTATTGCTTAATTTGACAGCTGATATAGTTGAAGAAAATCGATACTTACAATGCAAGGAGTCAGCGCTGGAGACAGCTTTCCTTATTAAGATGATGGAATCATAG